Below is a window of Patescibacteria group bacterium DNA.
GTATTGCTATATCAGCGAGCCAGTGTTTCCTGATACCGAAGGTCTGATCGTCAAAAAATCTGAAAGTTTAAAACTGGTGGGCGGCAGAGGGATCGAACCTCTTGCCTCAGCAATGTCAATGCTGCGCTCTAACCAAGTGAGCTAGCCGCCCAAATGTTCATCCAACCACTTTCTTCCTTGACCGCTCTTGAGAAATTTTTCTCGTTTTAACGCTTCTGTTTTGGTCTCATAATATTCAGTGTAAAGAAGCGTAAATGGGCCATTTTGTCTTGTCCAACTATTTGATCCGTAATTATGTTCACGGAGACGAACAAGTGCCTCTTTCCCAGTACTTCCTATATACCGCTTTCCATTCTTCAAACCTTTCAA
It encodes the following:
- a CDS encoding GIY-YIG nuclease family protein → MFTVYVLKGLKNGKRYIGSTGKEALVRLREHNYGSNSWTRQNGPFTLLYTEYYETKTEALKREKFLKSGQGRKWLDEHLGG